In Helianthus annuus cultivar XRQ/B chromosome 8, HanXRQr2.0-SUNRISE, whole genome shotgun sequence, a single genomic region encodes these proteins:
- the LOC110871970 gene encoding uncharacterized protein At1g66480, producing MGNSFGTKSKTTKIMKVNGDVVRFKTPVNAGDVIKEYPGLVLLDSEMVKHYGARTKPLEPQEALKAKRVYFLVEMPKLDEDKVPTRRVRSGINMSAKERLESLKLARRSASDLTFMKSSGIMVENGGGGGGVDPLRVKLRLPKAEVERLMKESKDEAEAAEKIMKLCMEQSGGGVGGAGDVTTNKGRRKRVGFSEELTVLEHKWT from the coding sequence ATGGGAAATAGTTTTGGAACCAAAAGCAAAACTACAAAAATCATGAAAGTAAATGGCGATGTGGTAAGATTCAAAACTCCGGTTAATGCTGGAGATGTGATCAAAGAATACCCGGGTCTTGTATTATTGGATTCGGAAATGGTGAAGCATTATGGCGCCCGAACCAAGCCGTTGGAGCCGCAAGAAGCGCTCAAGGCTAAGCGGGTTTACTTCTTGGTTGAGATGCCTAAGCTAGATGAAGATAAGGTGCCAACAAGGAGGGTCCGGTCGGGTATTAACATGAGTGCGAAGGAACGGCTTGAGAGCTTGAAGTTGGCTCGTAGGTCGGCGTCGGATTTGACGTTTATGAAATCTTCGGGGATTATGGTGGAgaacggcggtggtggtggtggtgttgatcCGTTGAGGGTGAAGTTGAGGTTGCCGAAGGCGGAGGTGGAGCGGTTGATGAAGGAGAGTAAAGATGAGGCGGAGGCCGCGGAGAAGATTATGAAGCTTTGTATGGAGCAGAGTGGCGGCGGTGTTGGTGGCGCTGGCGATGTAACAACGAATAAGGGCCGTAGG